The following are encoded together in the Geobacter sulfurreducens PCA genome:
- a CDS encoding SseB family protein, which yields MTELDKALTVLRQDMTDAKSQSAFYDLFLNATFYVPILDEAAEVEDNAAQKGEVLPLVIEAEGNDYLMLFDTKERLQEWTQADARYVEVPGYVLAATTMPPLHWALNAGTEYSKQFLPDEIAWLRDVVERCNAAAAKQQG from the coding sequence ATGACCGAACTCGACAAAGCCCTGACCGTTCTGCGTCAGGACATGACCGATGCCAAGAGCCAGTCGGCCTTTTACGACCTGTTCCTCAACGCCACCTTCTATGTTCCGATTCTGGACGAAGCCGCGGAAGTGGAGGACAACGCCGCTCAGAAGGGTGAGGTGCTGCCGCTCGTCATCGAAGCGGAGGGCAATGACTACCTGATGCTGTTCGACACGAAGGAGCGCCTGCAGGAATGGACGCAGGCCGATGCCCGCTACGTGGAAGTGCCGGGGTACGTGCTGGCCGCCACCACCATGCCGCCGCTGCACTGGGCGCTGAATGCCGGCACCGAGTACTCCAAGCAGTTTCTCCCCGATGAGATCGCATGGCTGAGGGATGTGGTCGAACGCTGCAACGCGGCGGCCGCGAAGCAGCAAGGGTAA
- a CDS encoding pirin family protein produces MTARRISRVFKSRPTVEGAGVHIKRAFGYSQVPLFDPFLMLDDFHTANPAEYLPGFPWHPHRGIETITYVLEGLVEHGDSMGNKGVIGAGDVQWMTAGSGIIHQEMPQPSPTGMMWGFQFWANLPADRKMMDPRYRDVKAADIPEVVLDRGIRVKIVSGTVNGVQGPVRDIIIDPEMLDVSVPAGEVFTHPVKEGHTAVAYVLDGEGYFDDRRDPFAFEMTGSGWMDVTRRCVCGPETVILYERDGAAVAVTAGDRPVRFLFISGKPLNEPVAWYGPIVMNTNEELRTAFEEYEKGRFIKHR; encoded by the coding sequence ATGACCGCACGCCGCATCTCCCGCGTTTTCAAAAGCCGGCCCACCGTCGAGGGGGCCGGCGTCCACATCAAGCGCGCCTTCGGCTATTCGCAGGTGCCGCTGTTCGACCCGTTTCTCATGCTGGACGACTTTCACACCGCCAACCCTGCCGAGTACCTGCCGGGCTTTCCCTGGCACCCGCACCGGGGCATCGAAACCATCACCTATGTGCTCGAAGGACTGGTGGAGCACGGCGACAGCATGGGGAACAAGGGGGTCATCGGCGCGGGCGATGTGCAGTGGATGACCGCCGGCAGCGGCATCATCCACCAGGAGATGCCCCAGCCGAGCCCCACCGGCATGATGTGGGGATTCCAGTTCTGGGCGAACCTGCCGGCGGACCGCAAGATGATGGACCCCCGCTACCGCGACGTGAAGGCCGCCGACATCCCGGAAGTCGTTCTGGATCGGGGCATCCGGGTCAAGATCGTCAGCGGCACGGTCAACGGCGTTCAGGGCCCGGTGCGCGACATTATCATCGACCCGGAAATGCTCGACGTCAGCGTCCCGGCCGGTGAGGTTTTCACCCATCCGGTCAAGGAGGGGCATACGGCCGTGGCCTATGTCCTTGACGGCGAGGGGTATTTCGACGACCGCCGCGATCCCTTTGCTTTTGAAATGACAGGCTCGGGCTGGATGGATGTGACGCGGCGCTGTGTCTGCGGCCCCGAAACGGTCATCCTCTACGAGCGCGACGGCGCTGCGGTGGCGGTGACTGCCGGCGACCGGCCGGTCCGCTTTCTCTTCATTTCCGGCAAACCCCTCAATGAGCCGGTGGCCTGGTACGGCCCCATTGTCATGAATACCAACGAGGAACTGCGGACCGCCTTTGAGGAGTACGAAAAGGGGAGGTTCATCAAGCACCGGTAG
- a CDS encoding GSU3473 family protein, with the protein MLIRVQYPDGRYDYVKHTRLDDLIDSVKISRFLRSSGWVVIGEDPVRRRGNRAPYVGPERRLAA; encoded by the coding sequence ATGCTGATCCGTGTCCAGTATCCTGACGGCCGTTATGACTACGTGAAGCACACGCGTCTCGACGACCTGATCGATTCCGTGAAGATTTCCCGGTTCCTCCGCTCCAGCGGCTGGGTCGTGATCGGTGAAGACCCCGTTCGCCGCAGAGGCAACAGGGCTCCGTACGTCGGGCCCGAGCGACGACTAGCCGCCTGA
- a CDS encoding TolC family protein yields the protein MVRASRFVSGAVHLFLTAVILAPLGASGEVRTLTLPQAVEYALAHNGELKALRNEKDVARAGLERAVLLPNPTLELSADSGVMTGSPDETALSIGISQEFLTGGKRAKRRAVAEREAEAVHFQIADRERQLSLDVKSSFSELILAQKRRELAGRAVELNGKLLEITRERLAAGDIPELEVNLARVEVARSEGRKIEAEREFAPLLARLRTLLGVPAGEEIGFDGIPEQSPLSISLDDLIRLALENRPDLKAFQATSAKGEAAVELAEAERIPNVTLGLGFTHERSTDATGSGDEKTRDNLLGVTLSIPLPLFDRNQAGIREARAVRQGADNRLEFARSSVPREIEGDYARLAAAEKTLRLYADGILPQLEDNLKLVQEAYRLGEVGILAVIEEQKKYIEVNDGYLVALAERQAALARLEASVGTDFQNRTNGGAQ from the coding sequence TTGGTACGAGCATCTCGTTTCGTGTCTGGAGCAGTCCATCTGTTCCTGACAGCTGTAATTCTCGCCCCACTGGGGGCTTCAGGCGAGGTTCGCACACTGACCCTGCCGCAGGCGGTTGAGTATGCCCTGGCACACAACGGCGAGCTGAAGGCTCTGCGCAACGAAAAGGACGTGGCGCGGGCAGGGCTGGAGCGCGCCGTGCTTCTGCCCAATCCTACCCTGGAGTTGTCGGCCGACTCCGGCGTCATGACCGGCAGTCCCGACGAAACCGCCCTTTCCATCGGCATTTCTCAGGAGTTCCTGACCGGCGGCAAGCGGGCCAAGCGCCGGGCCGTTGCCGAACGCGAGGCGGAGGCGGTTCATTTCCAGATCGCCGACCGTGAGCGGCAGCTCTCCCTGGATGTAAAGAGTTCTTTCTCCGAACTGATTCTGGCTCAGAAACGGCGGGAACTCGCCGGGCGTGCAGTGGAGCTGAACGGAAAGCTGCTGGAGATAACACGGGAGCGTCTGGCAGCGGGCGATATTCCGGAACTGGAGGTTAACCTTGCCCGGGTGGAGGTGGCCCGGAGCGAAGGACGCAAAATCGAGGCGGAACGGGAGTTCGCTCCGCTGCTGGCCAGGCTGAGGACTCTGCTGGGGGTTCCGGCGGGGGAGGAGATCGGTTTCGACGGCATTCCCGAGCAGTCGCCCCTGTCGATTTCCCTTGACGATCTCATTCGTCTGGCCCTGGAGAACCGGCCCGATCTGAAGGCATTCCAGGCCACCAGCGCAAAGGGTGAGGCCGCCGTTGAGCTGGCCGAGGCGGAGCGCATCCCGAACGTGACGCTCGGCCTCGGCTTCACCCACGAGCGGAGCACGGACGCCACCGGCTCCGGCGATGAAAAGACCCGCGATAACCTGCTGGGGGTGACCCTGTCTATTCCGCTCCCCCTTTTCGACCGCAATCAGGCCGGCATCCGCGAGGCCCGGGCCGTCAGGCAGGGGGCCGACAACCGGCTGGAGTTCGCCCGTTCGAGCGTGCCCCGGGAGATCGAGGGCGATTACGCGCGGCTTGCAGCGGCCGAGAAGACCCTCAGGCTCTACGCCGACGGCATTCTTCCCCAGCTTGAGGACAACCTGAAGCTCGTCCAGGAGGCGTACCGGCTGGGCGAGGTCGGAATCCTCGCAGTCATTGAAGAGCAGAAAAAGTATATCGAAGTCAACGACGGTTACCTTGTCGCCCTCGCCGAGCGGCAGGCGGCCCTGGCCCGGCTCGAAGCCTCTGTCGGGACCGATTTCCAGAACAGAACCAACGGAGGTGCGCAGTGA
- a CDS encoding efflux RND transporter periplasmic adaptor subunit, which translates to MNRKRGIIIGLVLAMALGGGFFAYRSTQVTDGAGGHTGSKDAGHKEEKAGHDGEKGHGEENGGHDGHGEEGRISMAVEAQKQNGVVVAAAAAQRLAGVISATGKVEANADRTAHVSPRISGKIVSVRASLGDSVAAGQPLVTLDSVELGEALNRYHQSKTRLALAQSNMDRIKALVEKKIAARKDILQAETDYTMAQTELHTDEERLALYGVSASDLTNARHRKPLLPVRSPIGGVITEKHAIVGELADPSKSLFTVADLSSVWVMVDINEKDLAKVHRGQSATVTLGAFPDVKLKGRITYIADLVDVSTRTVKARVEVPNPARKLKPEMFATVELTLAADAPPVLAVPEDALQDLDGKKVVFVVEKDSVFAARPVQIGRAAGGLVEIVSGLNEGERYAVKGSFILKSELKKGEMTDEHGHGE; encoded by the coding sequence GTGAACAGGAAACGTGGGATCATTATCGGCCTTGTCCTGGCCATGGCCCTGGGGGGTGGTTTCTTCGCCTATCGTTCCACCCAGGTGACGGACGGCGCCGGCGGGCACACCGGCTCGAAGGATGCCGGTCACAAGGAGGAAAAGGCCGGTCACGACGGGGAAAAGGGGCACGGCGAAGAGAACGGCGGCCATGACGGACATGGGGAGGAAGGCCGGATTTCAATGGCAGTCGAGGCACAGAAGCAGAACGGCGTGGTCGTGGCCGCCGCCGCAGCACAGCGGCTTGCCGGCGTGATCAGCGCCACCGGCAAAGTGGAGGCCAATGCCGACCGGACCGCCCATGTTTCGCCGCGCATTTCCGGCAAGATCGTCAGTGTCCGGGCCTCCCTCGGCGACAGCGTCGCCGCCGGCCAGCCCCTTGTGACCCTGGACAGCGTCGAGCTGGGCGAAGCCCTGAACCGCTACCACCAGTCGAAGACGCGGCTGGCCCTGGCCCAGTCCAACATGGACCGGATCAAGGCACTGGTGGAGAAGAAGATCGCGGCCCGCAAGGACATCCTCCAGGCGGAGACCGACTACACAATGGCCCAGACCGAACTGCATACCGACGAGGAGCGCCTCGCCCTGTACGGCGTTTCGGCGTCGGACCTCACAAACGCACGCCACAGGAAGCCGCTGCTGCCGGTCCGCTCTCCCATCGGCGGCGTCATCACTGAAAAACACGCCATCGTCGGCGAATTGGCCGATCCTTCAAAGAGCCTCTTTACCGTGGCCGACCTCTCGTCGGTCTGGGTGATGGTGGACATCAACGAAAAGGACCTGGCTAAGGTCCACCGCGGGCAATCCGCCACCGTCACCCTTGGTGCGTTTCCCGACGTGAAGCTGAAAGGGCGCATCACCTACATTGCCGATCTCGTCGACGTCAGCACCCGTACCGTCAAGGCCCGGGTCGAGGTACCCAACCCGGCGCGGAAGCTGAAGCCGGAGATGTTCGCCACGGTGGAACTGACGCTGGCGGCCGACGCGCCGCCGGTCCTGGCGGTCCCCGAGGATGCCCTGCAGGATCTGGACGGGAAAAAGGTCGTTTTCGTAGTGGAGAAGGATTCGGTATTCGCGGCCCGTCCGGTACAGATCGGCCGGGCGGCCGGCGGCCTGGTGGAAATCGTTTCAGGGCTGAACGAGGGGGAACGCTATGCCGTCAAGGGCTCGTTCATTCTGAAGTCGGAGCTGAAAAAGGGCGAGATGACGGACGAGCACGGCCACGGCGAATGA
- a CDS encoding efflux RND transporter permease subunit, with the protein MLEKLIAYTLRQKGMVIFLALLIIVIGVYSYAKLPIDAFPDVTNIQVEVVSHADGLSAIEIERNVTYPIEMAMRGLPDIEQMRSVTKFGLSIVTIVFKDNVDIYFARQLVFERLAEAREKVPKGVEVAMGPIGTAMGEIYQYTLEGEMPRDPRQKIEYLTNLRTIQEWIVTPQLKSVAGVNEINSFGGYFKQYQVLVSPEKLLKYGVTVDDVYTAIGSNNENVGGNLLERGTDQYIVRGVGLITDTNDIGTIVLKSSGGTPTYIRDVAEVKVGEAVRMGAAMKDGKDECVGGIVMMLRGENSRDVVRRVADKVKEINENNVLPEGIKIVPFYDRSDIVKASVGTVNRALIEGSILVLIILYLLLNSVRGSIVVLIALPLSLLATFIVMRLTGISANLMSLGGLAISIGMIIDTTIIQVENVQRHLSEGGEHHPKLLTVLKAVMEVRKPSIFGELIIALTFIPILSLEGIEGKMFGPLAITVAIALLSSLFLSIFIIPVLCSLFLKPQPEQESFIMRHAHRLYLPLLDYAMAKKRVVLGVAGVLLVASVLLVSRLGTEFIPTMDEGAFDMDVSMLPGVSLDKAMEVNQRVAEKLKQFPELGTVVSRTGQTGVALDTRGSDKTGYVGIFKPKDEWPRDISKEELTNEMRESLESVAGITFGFSQPIQCRIDELVAGTRAQLILKLFGDDIDVLSAKSQEIAKVLSTIRGGTDLNAEKISGQPYLTVDIDRSRIARYGLNISDVQKVIEIAVAGKAASQLYEENRSFDITVRLPEEKRNSLDAIKNLIITTKTGINVPLEQLAEVKMIEGPVQISRQDGVRRIGIEMNITGRDIGGFVAEAKQKIKEQVKLPPGYYLTWGGQFENQQRAMKKLMIIGPVAIGLILLLLYVTFRSIRLALLVISNLPFALIGGVFSLFISGQYLSVPASVGFVVLFGVAVLNGLVLVSRISQLRDEGFELQEAIRRGTVDRLRPVLMTASIAIFSLIPMLLASGTGSEIQKPLATVVVGGLVTSTLLTLLVIPSVYSWFEKRSVEEEM; encoded by the coding sequence ATGCTGGAGAAACTGATTGCCTATACGCTGCGCCAGAAGGGGATGGTCATCTTCCTGGCGTTGCTGATTATCGTCATTGGAGTGTATTCCTACGCGAAACTGCCCATCGACGCCTTCCCGGACGTGACCAACATCCAGGTTGAGGTCGTCAGCCATGCCGACGGCCTGTCGGCGATCGAGATCGAGCGGAACGTCACCTACCCGATCGAGATGGCCATGCGCGGCCTGCCCGACATCGAGCAGATGCGCTCGGTCACCAAGTTCGGCCTGTCGATTGTTACCATTGTCTTCAAGGACAACGTGGACATCTACTTTGCCCGGCAACTGGTGTTCGAGCGTCTGGCCGAGGCCCGGGAGAAGGTGCCGAAGGGGGTCGAAGTCGCCATGGGGCCCATCGGCACGGCCATGGGAGAGATCTATCAGTACACCCTGGAAGGGGAGATGCCCCGAGACCCCCGGCAGAAGATCGAGTACCTGACCAACCTGCGGACCATCCAGGAGTGGATCGTCACCCCGCAGCTCAAAAGTGTTGCCGGCGTCAACGAGATCAACTCTTTCGGGGGCTACTTCAAGCAGTACCAAGTGCTCGTATCGCCTGAAAAACTCCTGAAGTACGGCGTTACCGTGGATGACGTCTATACCGCCATCGGCAGCAACAACGAAAACGTCGGCGGCAACCTGCTGGAGCGGGGGACGGACCAGTACATCGTCCGCGGTGTCGGCCTGATCACGGATACGAACGATATTGGAACTATCGTCCTGAAGTCCTCCGGCGGCACTCCCACCTATATCCGCGACGTGGCCGAAGTCAAGGTGGGCGAGGCGGTCCGCATGGGCGCGGCCATGAAGGACGGCAAGGACGAGTGCGTCGGCGGCATCGTCATGATGCTGCGGGGGGAAAACAGCCGCGACGTGGTGCGCCGGGTCGCGGATAAAGTGAAGGAGATCAACGAAAACAACGTGCTGCCGGAAGGGATCAAAATCGTCCCCTTCTACGACCGCAGCGACATCGTCAAGGCAAGCGTGGGGACGGTCAACAGGGCGCTCATCGAGGGATCGATCCTCGTCCTGATTATCCTGTACCTGCTGCTGAACAGCGTCCGGGGGAGCATCGTGGTCCTGATCGCGCTGCCGCTCTCCCTGCTGGCCACCTTCATCGTGATGAGGCTCACGGGGATCAGCGCCAACCTCATGTCGCTGGGCGGCCTGGCCATCTCCATCGGGATGATCATCGACACCACGATCATTCAGGTGGAGAACGTCCAGCGCCACCTGAGCGAGGGAGGGGAGCACCATCCCAAGCTGCTAACGGTGCTGAAGGCCGTCATGGAGGTCCGCAAGCCGAGCATCTTCGGCGAACTGATCATCGCGCTCACCTTTATCCCGATCCTGTCCCTGGAGGGAATCGAAGGTAAGATGTTCGGGCCCCTGGCCATCACCGTGGCCATTGCGCTGCTGTCCTCCCTGTTTCTCTCCATTTTCATCATTCCGGTGCTCTGCAGCCTGTTCCTGAAACCGCAGCCGGAGCAGGAGAGCTTCATCATGCGGCACGCCCACCGGCTCTATCTGCCGCTGCTCGACTACGCCATGGCCAAAAAGCGCGTGGTGCTGGGCGTTGCCGGCGTGCTCCTGGTGGCGTCGGTGCTTCTGGTCTCCCGGCTGGGCACCGAGTTCATTCCGACCATGGACGAAGGCGCATTCGACATGGACGTTTCCATGCTCCCCGGCGTTTCCCTGGACAAGGCCATGGAGGTCAACCAGCGCGTCGCAGAGAAGCTGAAGCAGTTCCCCGAGCTGGGCACGGTGGTGTCGCGGACCGGCCAGACCGGGGTGGCCCTGGACACCAGGGGCTCGGACAAGACCGGCTACGTGGGGATCTTCAAGCCGAAGGACGAATGGCCGCGGGACATCTCGAAGGAGGAGCTGACCAACGAGATGCGCGAGTCCCTGGAATCGGTAGCCGGCATCACCTTCGGCTTCAGCCAGCCGATCCAGTGCCGCATCGACGAACTGGTGGCCGGCACCCGGGCCCAGTTGATCCTGAAGCTCTTCGGCGACGATATCGACGTGCTCAGCGCTAAATCCCAGGAAATCGCCAAGGTGCTCTCCACCATCAGGGGAGGGACCGACCTGAACGCGGAGAAGATCTCGGGCCAGCCGTATCTCACCGTCGACATCGACCGGTCCAGGATCGCCCGGTACGGCCTGAACATCAGCGACGTGCAGAAGGTGATCGAGATCGCGGTTGCCGGCAAGGCAGCCTCGCAGCTCTACGAAGAGAACCGCAGCTTCGACATAACCGTGCGCCTGCCGGAAGAAAAGCGGAACTCTCTGGACGCGATCAAGAACCTGATCATCACTACGAAAACCGGCATCAACGTGCCCCTCGAACAGTTGGCCGAGGTGAAGATGATCGAGGGCCCGGTGCAGATCAGCCGCCAGGACGGGGTGCGCCGCATCGGCATTGAAATGAACATCACCGGCCGGGATATCGGCGGTTTCGTGGCCGAGGCGAAACAGAAGATCAAAGAGCAGGTCAAGCTCCCCCCCGGTTACTACCTTACCTGGGGCGGACAGTTCGAGAACCAGCAGCGGGCCATGAAAAAGCTGATGATCATCGGGCCGGTGGCCATCGGCCTGATTCTGCTGTTGCTCTACGTGACCTTCCGGTCCATCCGCCTGGCGCTCCTAGTCATCTCCAACCTCCCGTTCGCCCTGATCGGCGGCGTCTTCTCCCTGTTCATCTCGGGCCAGTACCTGTCAGTGCCGGCATCCGTCGGCTTCGTGGTCCTCTTCGGCGTGGCCGTGCTGAACGGCCTGGTGCTGGTGTCGCGGATATCCCAATTGCGGGATGAAGGCTTCGAGCTGCAGGAGGCCATCCGGCGGGGGACCGTCGACCGCCTGCGGCCGGTGCTGATGACCGCATCCATCGCCATATTCAGCCTGATTCCCATGCTTCTGGCCAGCGGCACCGGGTCCGAAATCCAGAAGCCGCTGGCAACGGTTGTGGTCGGTGGCCTGGTAACGTCCACCCTGCTGACGCTGCTGGTCATCCCGTCGGTGTACAGCTGGTTTGAGAAGAGAAGCGTGGAAGAGGAGATGTAG
- a CDS encoding P-II family nitrogen regulator, whose amino-acid sequence MKEIKAIIRPAKLLEVTEELHAIDGLPGVTVSEIKGFGKSRAKNAQDKIVYEMVELVPRIQLEVVVDDGMVEEVVAVIRKHAHTGTAGDGKIFVSTVDDIIKIRTNERGRDAI is encoded by the coding sequence ATGAAAGAGATAAAAGCGATTATCCGGCCGGCCAAATTGCTGGAGGTAACCGAGGAGCTTCACGCCATTGACGGGCTACCGGGAGTGACCGTATCGGAAATCAAAGGCTTCGGCAAAAGCAGGGCCAAAAACGCACAAGACAAGATTGTGTATGAAATGGTTGAGCTCGTTCCCCGCATTCAGCTGGAGGTCGTCGTTGATGACGGGATGGTCGAGGAAGTCGTCGCCGTGATCCGGAAACATGCTCATACCGGCACTGCCGGAGACGGCAAGATCTTCGTTTCCACGGTCGACGACATCATCAAGATCAGAACCAACGAACGGGGCAGAGATGCCATCTGA
- a CDS encoding lipoprotein: MNRITRIVLTVFTIALLSGCARSAELIRTAGIAERQDVFVTQAEGQPLPPGYAELRIVSLLKTHKPGLYSSADVHGTPGYKLLLNIGGQALELSGDPRPERKEPVGPRDPEAGDGMRYQFSRTLHVKAGTHRTVMAIPDDTIAVEKEITLADGSRNTLVLEPVYGKMPVRSRPWNYNVTDFNEGIRSLRVVFNGKEK; the protein is encoded by the coding sequence ATGAACAGGATCACCAGGATAGTGCTGACCGTTTTTACTATTGCCCTGCTCAGCGGCTGCGCGAGGTCCGCGGAGCTTATCCGGACCGCTGGCATAGCCGAGCGTCAGGACGTATTCGTCACGCAGGCAGAGGGGCAGCCCCTGCCGCCGGGCTATGCTGAGCTCCGGATCGTCTCGCTCCTGAAGACACATAAGCCGGGCCTGTATTCCTCCGCCGACGTCCACGGCACCCCGGGCTACAAGCTGCTGCTGAATATCGGCGGCCAGGCCCTGGAACTGTCGGGTGATCCCCGTCCCGAACGCAAGGAGCCGGTCGGGCCGCGCGACCCGGAAGCCGGAGACGGAATGAGGTATCAGTTCAGCCGGACCCTGCACGTCAAGGCCGGCACCCACCGCACCGTGATGGCCATCCCTGACGACACCATCGCCGTTGAAAAGGAGATCACCCTTGCCGACGGGAGCCGCAACACCCTGGTGCTGGAGCCGGTGTACGGGAAAATGCCCGTGCGGAGCCGGCCCTGGAATTACAATGTGACCGATTTCAACGAAGGAATCCGGTCGCTGAGGGTTGTGTTCAACGGCAAGGAGAAGTAA
- the rnk gene encoding nucleoside diphosphate kinase regulator: MDTRAIYVTEDDLSRLEEILDTIPFRDRKDLQKLEDELASAMIVDPKDVPPNVVTMNSRVKLRDLRADKEMTISLVFPNDANIAEGKISILSPIGTAILGFGAGDTLDLAVRSFAKKIRIEEVLYQPGAAGSHAR; this comes from the coding sequence ATGGACACACGAGCTATCTACGTAACAGAAGACGATCTCTCAAGACTTGAAGAGATTCTCGATACGATACCGTTTCGCGACCGTAAGGATCTCCAGAAACTGGAAGACGAACTGGCATCGGCCATGATCGTCGATCCCAAGGATGTTCCGCCGAATGTCGTAACCATGAACTCGCGGGTTAAGCTGCGCGATCTCCGTGCCGACAAGGAAATGACCATATCGTTGGTCTTTCCCAACGACGCAAACATTGCGGAAGGAAAAATCTCCATCCTGTCACCCATCGGGACCGCGATTCTCGGCTTTGGCGCCGGCGACACCCTGGACCTGGCAGTCCGTTCGTTTGCCAAAAAAATCAGAATCGAGGAGGTTCTCTATCAGCCCGGGGCGGCGGGGAGTCACGCCCGGTAA
- a CDS encoding response regulator encodes MENDCDLTILEELFDRNNTTVHRVGSGEEALATLHAMPFEIMLTDMVMPDMDAITLARRARRVSPGLTVFMYTDLPTRALRREISEAGIERIFDKPLSPNLVGYLLREARRASDRRNDMNSTSAKGM; translated from the coding sequence GTGGAGAACGACTGTGACCTGACTATCCTGGAAGAGCTTTTCGACAGAAACAACACCACAGTCCATCGTGTCGGCAGCGGAGAAGAGGCCCTCGCCACCCTGCACGCGATGCCCTTTGAAATCATGCTCACCGACATGGTGATGCCGGACATGGATGCCATCACGCTGGCCCGCCGAGCCCGCAGGGTCAGTCCCGGACTCACCGTTTTCATGTATACCGACTTGCCGACACGCGCCCTGCGGCGAGAGATCAGCGAAGCGGGCATTGAACGGATCTTCGACAAGCCCTTATCTCCCAACCTGGTGGGGTATCTGTTGCGGGAAGCCCGCAGGGCATCGGACAGGAGGAATGACATGAACAGTACGTCCGCTAAAGGAATGTAG
- a CDS encoding sigma-54-dependent transcriptional regulator: protein MAAILIIDDDDSMRSSLWHMVKRMGHQVDSAPTLREGLEKASTGAFDVVLLDVSMPDGNGLDILPDIQRTPAEPEVIIITGYGNPDSAELAIRSGAWDYIEKGTSLKAMTLHLVRALQYRQEKIASRGASVTALKRHDIVGNSHKIRDCLDLVAQAAAGDTSVMITGETGTGKELFARAIHSNSRRAEGNFVVVDCAALPETLVESLLFGHEKGTFTGAEKAREGLIQQAHGGSLFLDEVGELPLSVQKAFLRVLQERRFRPLGSQREQVSDFRLISATNRDLDQMVRDGGFRDDLLFRLRAFAIELPPLRERPEDIKELARHHVDRLCERYGLAPKGFAPEFLDTLAQHSWPGNVRELVNTLERALASARLEPTLFPQHLPLDIRIQIARAAVEQPEPGAAPQRITQSLPRLQDFRETVFAQAEKQYLRDLLSLTDNDLKEACRIAGLSLSRLYALLSKHGIKPA from the coding sequence ATGGCTGCAATCCTTATTATCGACGATGACGACTCCATGCGCTCTTCCCTGTGGCACATGGTAAAGCGGATGGGGCACCAGGTGGACAGCGCCCCGACCCTCAGGGAAGGTCTTGAAAAAGCCTCGACTGGAGCATTTGACGTGGTCCTGCTCGATGTGAGCATGCCGGATGGGAACGGCCTCGACATTCTGCCGGATATCCAGCGGACCCCGGCCGAACCGGAGGTGATCATCATCACCGGCTACGGCAACCCGGACTCAGCCGAACTGGCCATCAGGAGCGGAGCCTGGGACTACATAGAAAAGGGGACCTCGCTCAAGGCGATGACCCTGCATCTCGTACGAGCACTCCAATACCGGCAGGAGAAAATTGCCAGCCGCGGTGCGAGCGTCACCGCCCTCAAGCGTCACGATATCGTCGGCAACAGCCACAAGATCAGGGACTGCCTGGACCTGGTGGCCCAGGCGGCCGCCGGCGACACCTCTGTGATGATTACCGGAGAAACCGGCACAGGTAAGGAACTCTTTGCCCGGGCCATCCACAGCAACAGCCGCCGGGCCGAAGGCAACTTCGTGGTGGTTGACTGTGCCGCACTGCCGGAAACCCTGGTGGAAAGCCTCTTGTTCGGTCACGAAAAAGGGACTTTTACGGGCGCGGAAAAAGCCCGGGAAGGGCTCATCCAGCAGGCGCACGGTGGTTCGCTCTTTCTGGACGAGGTCGGCGAGCTGCCCCTTTCGGTCCAGAAGGCGTTCCTGCGGGTCCTCCAGGAACGCCGGTTCCGTCCCCTTGGCAGTCAGCGCGAGCAGGTGAGCGATTTTCGTCTCATCTCCGCGACCAACCGGGATCTCGACCAGATGGTGCGCGATGGCGGTTTCCGTGACGACCTGCTGTTCCGGCTCCGTGCGTTCGCCATCGAGCTTCCGCCACTTCGGGAGCGCCCGGAGGACATCAAGGAGTTGGCGCGTCACCATGTGGACAGACTCTGCGAACGCTATGGATTAGCGCCGAAAGGGTTTGCGCCGGAATTCCTAGACACCCTGGCCCAGCACTCGTGGCCCGGCAACGTGCGTGAACTGGTCAATACGCTGGAGCGGGCACTCGCATCAGCACGCCTGGAACCGACCCTCTTCCCCCAGCACCTGCCCCTCGACATCCGCATACAGATCGCGCGGGCAGCAGTGGAGCAACCAGAGCCCGGTGCAGCGCCCCAGCGGATCACCCAATCGCTGCCCCGGCTCCAGGACTTTCGCGAAACGGTATTCGCCCAGGCCGAAAAACAATACCTGCGCGACTTGCTCTCCCTCACCGACAATGATCTCAAGGAAGCGTGCCGCATTGCCGGACTTTCACTCTCCCGCTTGTATGCCCTTCTCAGTAAGCACGGAATTAAACCGGCATAG